CCCTGTTACTGTGATTTTGTACTTTTGGAATCAAGACTGatgaataatttaatatttgaaaGGAGACATGATTTAGTTtctgttttatttaatttattttaaataatttataagttatttttaacttataaattactttagataaattaaatcaaataaatttaattatttttttgaatttattttaagtataaaatgattttaaattaaccGATTGAtgagtcaaacactcaaaaaaactgaaaacaatttatatagaaattgattatataatttaattattaattattttattttatgttaaacataaaatatatatataactttttttcataagttatatatatatatagtttttaatTTGTAAAGTAAACATTatattaatttcatatataCTAAAAAATGCTACCAACGATAATGTTaatcatataaaatttaatatatgaataatttattttctaatcGACTATCAAACAATCCATTAATAGAAGCCGAGTTAAAAGTCTGAATACGTATTCGATCATAttcaaataattatatttacatTAGaagtttattaaatatataaaaaatattaaatttaacatttagttattaaaatttgaaaattattattaaaatatttaaaattcataaaattaaaattcaaaattcggCAAAGATCGATTAGTACTTTTTAAAACCACAGATTCATGAACCGACAAACGTATCTAATACCATAATGAACCTTATAACCTGCTAACACATAAACTACtcacaatattaataataattgtaCAAACAAAAAactttaaataatattattcaCTGAGaagtaattaaataaataaataaaaatgagaaaCAAAAACAAGTGACTTGGGACGTTGGAAATTATCCAAAACCATCAAACTAAAATGCCTATAAATAGTATTCAGTTTTATTTCTTACTTCACTCATAAACTCAAATCAATTTCTTCCAAAagcttactttttttttttataatattttctaaaatggCTAAGAATGTGAGTTTAGATTCAATAGACCAAAAATTAGCACTTGCTAAACGTTGTTCTCATGGTACCTTGCCTTTCATTGCTTGTACcttccaaattaatttttttttatggattttttctATTAacttgatgattttttttttcttttctgtgATTGTAAATAAATGTAGAAGGAGCTAAAGCAGGTGCAAAAGCAGCAGTTGTTGCAACAGTTGCTACTGCTATTCCTACTGTAAGTTACATTATATCTATTGGAATATTAACTTCACTTGTGTTTagtatgatgaaagttatattTTACGAAGAGTtgtgatttttttgaaaaattgtgatttttgtgAGGGGTTGCGATTTTTCGAAAGATTGTGATTTTTCAAAAGGATTGTAATTTTTTCGTTAAGGCACAATGAGCACATATTCATACTAACTTTTCTTGTCTATTAATAAAGAgactttttctcatttttcttcgATAATGAATTTTCTGAACTTCTTATCATGCTACACAAACAAAGTCTAGTGTACTATGATGCTTTCGAGTGGTTCGCTGACATCATGATTTTAGATATCAATTCGATGAGTAAGATCGTTCTATCATGAGagaatatattccattaatCTAGGATATTTgaggaaaataattttcttacgGACATACTGTGCATTCAAATAGACtcgattttctttttttcaatattATCTCTATTTTATTGCAGATTATATTTTGTTACTGGTTTTAACTTTCTCAATATAGTTTAAACTTGGTTGTTTCTCACGAGAACCAAAGTTATTATTCTAAGTATTTTAATAATACATATTAaacaataatttttaatatatttgaaataatatttgatGAAATTAATTAATGTACAGTATGCTTGTGGAAAGATGTTACCATGGGCAAGAGCAAATCTCAATCCAACTGGTAAAGCCCTCATCGTCTCCACAGGTAACCTCTTCATATATAAAGTAGGATttaaaaaagagtttttaagttatatatgccctaaatataaaaattgttgTATCATTAGATCACCTTTACTTGTTAAACTATTTTATTCTCATGAGACTTactataaatattattt
This sequence is a window from Solanum dulcamara chromosome 10, daSolDulc1.2, whole genome shotgun sequence. Protein-coding genes within it:
- the LOC129870929 gene encoding early nodulin-93-like, with protein sequence MAKNVSLDSIDQKLALAKRCSHEGAKAGAKAAVVATVATAIPTYACGKMLPWARANLNPTGKALIVSTVAGMTYFIVADKTILKTARRNSFNKEGNN